A single Cellulomonas sp. SLBN-39 DNA region contains:
- a CDS encoding glycoside hydrolase family 15, with amino-acid sequence MPRHTAERSAPAVRRARAAVGLLVAGCLAVTGAAGGPPPDRTATTTAVSPETGAAAGGGAVAAAVPAPAVAGGAPAAPGGYAVVALDQQAVAVLADGTRAGVPADALAVYLPGTRVPDPVAARLATTLGSTPATDRAATPGAARRAGAAQEAWLAAGTVPGTGGPYEDMARAALLDLHALDLGDGAVVAGWSAMWRYVWPRDAAFVAVALARTGHVEDALEVLGFLARVQEDDGSFQARYLPDASGPPDDRGTQTDGTGWSMWAAGLVLEQVPAAERAPVAAALAPQVRASLAHATALLGADGLPPASPDYWEVPEDELTLGTAAPLVAGLEQAATVLAAAGDADGADAATTLAATSRSAVEATFAPVGWTRHADGAALDAASTFALPPFWSAPGDGAAAAWQASVPAMLRPTGGLAPGAGWRQDGVTWTPQTALYAWVAAEQGDAAQARRWLDVLDAHRTPSGSIPEKILADGSPAAVAPLGWSAACALLALDALEP; translated from the coding sequence GTGCCACGTCACACCGCCGAGCGGTCGGCGCCCGCGGTGCGGCGGGCGCGCGCCGCCGTCGGCCTGCTCGTCGCCGGCTGCCTCGCCGTGACGGGTGCAGCCGGCGGACCGCCGCCGGACCGCACCGCCACCACGACGGCGGTCTCGCCGGAGACCGGGGCCGCCGCCGGTGGCGGTGCCGTCGCCGCAGCGGTCCCCGCCCCGGCCGTCGCGGGGGGCGCACCGGCCGCCCCCGGCGGGTACGCCGTGGTCGCGCTCGACCAGCAGGCGGTGGCCGTGCTCGCCGACGGCACGCGGGCGGGCGTCCCGGCCGACGCGCTGGCCGTCTACCTGCCCGGCACGCGCGTGCCCGACCCGGTGGCCGCCCGCCTCGCCACGACGCTCGGCTCGACGCCTGCCACCGACCGCGCGGCGACCCCCGGCGCCGCGCGCAGGGCCGGGGCCGCCCAGGAGGCCTGGCTCGCCGCCGGCACCGTGCCCGGCACGGGCGGGCCCTACGAGGACATGGCCCGCGCCGCGCTCCTCGACCTGCACGCCCTCGACCTCGGCGACGGTGCGGTCGTCGCCGGCTGGTCGGCGATGTGGCGCTACGTGTGGCCGCGCGACGCGGCGTTCGTCGCGGTGGCGCTGGCCCGCACCGGGCACGTCGAGGACGCCCTCGAGGTGCTCGGCTTCCTCGCCCGCGTCCAGGAGGACGACGGGTCGTTCCAGGCCCGGTACCTGCCCGACGCGTCGGGCCCGCCGGACGACCGCGGCACCCAGACCGACGGCACGGGCTGGTCGATGTGGGCGGCCGGCCTCGTGCTGGAGCAGGTGCCCGCCGCGGAGCGCGCCCCGGTGGCCGCCGCCCTCGCGCCCCAGGTCCGCGCGTCGCTCGCGCACGCGACGGCCCTGCTCGGGGCGGACGGGCTGCCGCCGGCGTCGCCCGACTACTGGGAGGTCCCCGAGGACGAGCTGACCCTCGGCACCGCGGCACCGCTGGTCGCGGGGCTCGAGCAGGCCGCCACGGTGCTCGCCGCCGCCGGGGACGCTGACGGCGCCGACGCGGCGACGACGCTCGCCGCGACCAGCCGCAGCGCGGTCGAGGCGACCTTCGCCCCCGTGGGCTGGACCCGGCACGCCGACGGCGCGGCCCTCGACGCCGCGTCGACGTTCGCGCTCCCGCCGTTCTGGTCGGCGCCCGGGGACGGCGCCGCGGCGGCGTGGCAGGCGTCCGTGCCCGCCATGCTGCGCCCCACGGGCGGGCTCGCGCCCGGTGCGGGCTGGCGTCAGGACGGCGTCACGTGGACCCCGCAGACGGCCCTGTACGCGTGGGTCGCGGCCGAGCAGGGCGACGCGGCGCAGGCCCGCCGCTGGCTCGACGTGCTCGACGCGCACCGCACGCCGAGCGGCTCGATCCCCGAGAAGATCCTCGCCGACGGCTCACCCGCCGCCGTGGCACCGCTGGGGTGGAGCGCCGCCTGCGCCCTCCTGGCGCTCGACGCCCTCGAGCCCTGA
- a CDS encoding cold-shock protein, with amino-acid sequence MAQGTVKWFNAEKGYGFITPDGGGQDLFVHYSAIQADGYRSLEEGQAVDFEVGQGSKGPQAEQVRPL; translated from the coding sequence ATGGCCCAGGGCACCGTGAAGTGGTTCAACGCGGAGAAGGGGTACGGCTTCATCACCCCGGACGGCGGAGGTCAGGACCTGTTCGTGCACTACAGCGCGATCCAGGCCGACGGCTACCGCAGTCTCGAGGAGGGGCAGGCCGTGGACTTCGAGGTCGGCCAGGGCTCGAAGGGCCCCCAGGCCGAGCAGGTCCGTCCCCTCTGA
- a CDS encoding LytR C-terminal domain-containing protein — MSKADYPYPEDEFDVSSPDSPRGVHRAPRSAWSRWWPFLAVLVVVPALAFAAVSYLTAGGDSPIGGTDGAGGGASQTPAPTETAAQTEPPAEEVPAAPALDTPVQVLNGAGIEGLATRVTGQLNGVGFTSVTAGNASAPLPAASTIYIGSEDLRVTADLVATTLGVPTVEVNIGAAPAGIVLVLVTDPAAG, encoded by the coding sequence GTGAGCAAGGCCGACTACCCGTACCCGGAGGACGAGTTCGACGTCTCGTCGCCGGACTCGCCCCGTGGCGTGCACCGCGCGCCGCGCTCGGCGTGGAGCAGGTGGTGGCCGTTCCTGGCGGTCCTCGTCGTGGTCCCCGCCCTCGCCTTCGCCGCCGTCAGCTACCTGACCGCGGGCGGCGACTCGCCGATCGGCGGCACCGACGGCGCAGGCGGTGGCGCGTCGCAGACCCCCGCGCCGACCGAGACGGCCGCGCAGACGGAGCCGCCCGCCGAGGAGGTGCCCGCGGCCCCGGCGCTCGACACGCCCGTGCAGGTGCTGAACGGCGCCGGCATCGAGGGCCTCGCCACCCGCGTCACCGGTCAGCTCAACGGGGTCGGCTTCACCTCCGTCACGGCCGGGAACGCGTCGGCCCCGCTGCCGGCGGCCTCCACGATCTACATCGGCTCCGAGGACCTGCGGGTCACGGCCGACCTCGTGGCGACGACGCTGGGCGTCCCCACGGTCGAGGTGAACATCGGTGCCGCGCCCGCCGGCATCGTCCTCGTGCTCGTGACGGACCCCGCCGCCGGCTGA
- a CDS encoding DUF3263 domain-containing protein, whose amino-acid sequence MDTTVALTPVDDVDDAADGLSERDRKVLEFERQWWKFAGAKEQAVRELFDMSATRYYQVLNALIDEPAALAYDPMLVKRLRRMRSSRQRARTARRLGSEA is encoded by the coding sequence ATGGACACCACGGTGGCGCTCACCCCGGTGGACGACGTCGACGACGCCGCCGACGGCCTGTCCGAGCGGGACCGGAAGGTCCTGGAGTTCGAGCGCCAGTGGTGGAAGTTCGCCGGGGCCAAGGAGCAGGCGGTCCGCGAGCTGTTCGACATGTCCGCGACCCGGTACTACCAGGTCCTCAACGCCCTGATCGACGAGCCCGCGGCCCTCGCGTACGACCCGATGCTCGTCAAGCGCCTGCGCCGGATGCGGTCCTCCCGCCAGCGCGCGCGCACCGCCCGCCGCCTCGGCTCCGAGGCCTGA
- a CDS encoding uracil-DNA glycosylase — protein MTAAPLDQLVAPDWAAALAPVEPALRAAGAFLREEVAAGRPYLPAGDAVLHAFRRPLADVRVLVVGQDPYPTPGHPMGLSFSVQPQVRPVPRSLANIFRELVADVGVPVPSSGDLTPWADQGVMLLNRVLTVRPGAPASHRGKGWEQVTDRAIAALVERGGPLVAVLWGRDAQSLAPALGDVPVVASPHPSPLSASRGFFGSRPFSRVNALLVEQGAEPVDWTLP, from the coding sequence GTGACCGCCGCCCCGCTCGACCAGCTCGTCGCGCCCGACTGGGCCGCCGCCCTCGCCCCCGTAGAGCCCGCGCTGCGCGCCGCCGGGGCGTTCCTGCGCGAGGAGGTCGCGGCCGGCCGGCCGTACCTGCCCGCCGGCGACGCCGTCCTGCACGCCTTCCGCCGACCGCTCGCCGACGTGCGGGTGCTCGTGGTCGGCCAGGACCCGTACCCGACGCCGGGCCACCCCATGGGCCTGTCGTTCTCGGTGCAGCCCCAGGTGCGCCCGGTGCCCCGCTCGCTGGCGAACATCTTCCGCGAGCTCGTGGCCGACGTGGGCGTCCCTGTCCCGTCGTCCGGCGACCTCACCCCGTGGGCGGACCAGGGCGTGATGCTGCTCAACCGCGTGCTCACCGTGCGCCCCGGCGCACCGGCCTCGCACCGCGGCAAGGGCTGGGAGCAGGTGACCGACCGGGCCATCGCGGCGCTCGTCGAGCGCGGCGGCCCGCTCGTCGCGGTGCTGTGGGGGCGCGACGCGCAGTCCCTGGCGCCCGCGCTGGGCGACGTGCCCGTCGTCGCGAGCCCGCACCCGTCACCGCTGTCCGCGAGCCGCGGGTTCTTCGGGTCGCGGCCGTTCTCGCGCGTGAACGCCCTCCTCGTCGAGCAGGGCGCCGAGCCCGTGGACTGGACGCTGCCGTGA
- a CDS encoding SGNH/GDSL hydrolase family protein: MPPAPAPRWSRYVAVGDSFTEGLWDGPEDGSAPLRGWADQLASHLSARRTAAGEPALEYANLAIRGRLVRSILDEQLPAALELGPDLVSLVGGGNDILRPSVDVDTVAASLDHAVARLRAAGVDVLMSTGFDTGQSPLVRVTRSRVGVFNAHVWSIARRRGAYVLDVWGMRSLRDWRMWAPDRIHLTPDGHSRVSQAALVGLGLEPDQPDWDDPLAPLPPAPPLDQARANARWVREHAYPWMTRRLRRVSSGDLLTPKRPVPAPLE; encoded by the coding sequence ATGCCTCCCGCACCCGCACCCCGCTGGTCCCGCTACGTCGCCGTCGGCGACTCCTTCACCGAGGGGCTGTGGGACGGCCCGGAGGACGGCTCGGCACCGCTGCGCGGGTGGGCCGACCAGCTCGCGTCGCACCTGTCGGCCCGGCGCACGGCCGCCGGCGAGCCCGCGCTGGAGTACGCGAACCTCGCGATCCGCGGGCGGCTCGTGCGGTCGATCCTCGACGAGCAGCTCCCCGCCGCGCTCGAGCTCGGGCCCGACCTGGTGAGCCTCGTCGGCGGCGGCAACGACATCCTGCGCCCGTCGGTGGACGTCGACACGGTCGCGGCCTCCCTCGACCACGCCGTCGCACGGCTGCGCGCCGCGGGGGTCGACGTGCTGATGTCCACCGGGTTCGACACCGGGCAGAGCCCGCTCGTGCGCGTCACCCGCAGCCGCGTCGGTGTCTTCAACGCGCACGTGTGGTCCATCGCGCGGCGCCGGGGCGCGTACGTGCTCGACGTGTGGGGCATGCGCAGCCTGCGCGACTGGCGCATGTGGGCCCCCGACCGGATCCACCTGACGCCGGACGGCCACTCCCGGGTCTCGCAGGCCGCGCTCGTCGGCCTCGGCCTGGAGCCCGACCAGCCCGACTGGGACGACCCGTTGGCCCCGCTGCCGCCGGCCCCGCCGCTGGACCAGGCGCGCGCGAACGCCCGCTGGGTGCGCGAGCACGCCTACCCCTGGATGACCCGGCGCCTGCGCCGCGTCTCCTCGGGCGACCTGCTGACCCCCAAGCGCCCGGTGCCCGCACCGCTGGAGTGA
- a CDS encoding signal peptidase I, protein MTDGPPPPGRPRAPRVRRAVASSLVSGLVYALAAVAVVLLWPSSLGGCTTLTVVRGQSMEPTLHDGDVVLARCGRPEVDDVVVYAPAGYDGTQIIHRVVGGGPSGWVLQGDNNDVVDPFTPADAEVVGVARLTVPHLGAATAFLTHPGPWSALVLLSVLLLAWPGPRRV, encoded by the coding sequence ATGACCGACGGACCGCCTCCCCCCGGGCGCCCGCGCGCGCCGCGGGTGCGTCGTGCCGTCGCGTCCTCGCTCGTCTCGGGCCTGGTGTACGCGCTCGCCGCGGTCGCCGTGGTGCTGCTGTGGCCGTCGAGCCTCGGCGGCTGCACCACGCTCACGGTGGTGCGCGGGCAGTCGATGGAGCCGACGCTGCACGACGGCGACGTCGTCCTGGCCCGCTGCGGCCGCCCCGAGGTCGACGACGTCGTCGTCTACGCCCCCGCGGGGTACGACGGCACCCAGATCATCCACCGGGTCGTCGGCGGCGGGCCGTCCGGGTGGGTGCTGCAGGGCGACAACAACGACGTCGTCGACCCCTTCACGCCGGCCGACGCGGAGGTCGTGGGCGTCGCCCGCCTCACGGTGCCGCACCTGGGCGCGGCGACCGCGTTCCTCACCCACCCCGGGCCGTGGTCGGCCCTCGTGCTGCTCTCGGTGCTGCTGCTCGCCTGGCCCGGCCCCCGCCGGGTCTGA
- a CDS encoding sensor histidine kinase, giving the protein MDVHAEDPVEARGRARDDAGDRRAMLGAAALLASVYAIGAVLQSAYVYANLVPGWQGVPVVSRLLANFVAIGALLVTLGALQVQRWRGPWAITGGIVAGAVVLSAVRLACQVALGVYTEPDRSTVDAEVAAGLVIGSVSAGAGVWAAAARRTLRAQARAAERETRLVQDALRALENEEVRLRRAVAEGLHASLQQRLVLLTGRIDRLADRLEATGTVAAGDVPELRAVRGEVETVRAQDVREMSRLLFPEQLEIGVVPAIRAIVRRLPPIIAVRVGASPALRAADDPADPRLTMAERLLAVRVVEEALTNALKHAAPTRLEVDLDLDGVDLVVRVRDDGGGFDPAAVTPSGTTRLRERVHLVGGTLAVVTAPGDGTTVEARLPVEALRRA; this is encoded by the coding sequence GTGGACGTGCACGCCGAGGACCCGGTCGAGGCGCGCGGCCGCGCCCGGGACGACGCCGGGGACCGCCGCGCCATGCTCGGCGCGGCCGCCCTGCTCGCCAGCGTCTACGCGATCGGCGCGGTGCTGCAGTCCGCCTACGTGTACGCCAACCTCGTCCCGGGATGGCAGGGCGTGCCCGTCGTCTCGCGGCTGCTGGCCAACTTCGTGGCGATCGGTGCGCTGCTCGTGACGCTCGGGGCGCTGCAGGTGCAGCGCTGGCGCGGGCCGTGGGCGATCACGGGCGGGATCGTCGCCGGGGCCGTCGTGCTGTCGGCGGTCCGCCTGGCCTGCCAGGTCGCCCTCGGCGTGTACACCGAGCCGGACCGGTCGACCGTCGACGCGGAGGTCGCCGCCGGTCTGGTCATCGGGAGCGTCTCGGCCGGTGCGGGCGTGTGGGCCGCCGCCGCCCGGCGCACGCTCCGCGCCCAGGCGCGCGCCGCGGAGCGGGAGACCCGGCTCGTCCAGGACGCGCTGCGCGCCCTGGAGAACGAGGAGGTGCGCCTGCGGCGGGCCGTCGCCGAAGGGCTGCACGCCAGCCTGCAGCAGCGCCTCGTGCTGCTCACCGGCCGCATCGACCGGCTCGCCGACCGGCTGGAGGCCACGGGCACCGTCGCCGCCGGGGACGTCCCCGAGCTGCGCGCGGTGCGCGGCGAGGTCGAGACGGTCCGCGCGCAGGACGTCCGCGAGATGAGCCGGCTGCTGTTCCCCGAGCAGCTCGAGATCGGTGTCGTGCCCGCGATCCGCGCGATCGTGCGCCGCCTGCCGCCGATCATCGCCGTCCGCGTCGGGGCGTCCCCGGCCCTGCGGGCCGCGGACGACCCCGCCGACCCGCGCCTGACGATGGCGGAGCGGCTGCTGGCCGTGCGGGTCGTCGAGGAGGCCCTGACGAACGCGCTCAAGCACGCGGCGCCGACACGGCTCGAGGTCGACCTCGACCTCGACGGCGTCGACCTCGTGGTGCGCGTGCGCGACGACGGGGGCGGCTTCGACCCCGCCGCCGTCACCCCGTCGGGGACCACCCGGCTGCGCGAGCGCGTCCATCTGGTGGGGGGCACCCTGGCGGTCGTCACCGCACCGGGGGACGGGACCACGGTGGAGGCACGGCTCCCGGTCGAGGCGCTGCGCCGCGCCTGA
- a CDS encoding response regulator transcription factor — protein MTAATSPPLRVALVEDQPLFLTMLQRVLDDAPGLHVVATARSHAEASRVLRPGLAQVVVLDIDLPDGNGISLGVRLRRAQPDLGVLLLSAHDAMDLLLDLPPDVAHGWCYLSKTSSTSEESLVGAIRAAARGETVLDPALLDRMTPRAGSSVAQLTQRQYEVLRLLAEGLSNAGIGERMGITEKSVQNHVHAVYATLGIDADPVRNPRVSAALRLLEETGPAS, from the coding sequence ATGACTGCGGCCACCTCCCCGCCGCTGCGTGTCGCCCTCGTCGAGGACCAGCCCCTCTTCCTGACGATGCTCCAGCGTGTCCTCGACGACGCGCCGGGGCTGCACGTGGTGGCCACCGCCCGCTCGCACGCGGAGGCGTCCCGGGTGCTGCGGCCCGGGCTCGCGCAGGTCGTGGTGCTCGACATCGACCTGCCCGACGGCAACGGGATCTCCCTGGGCGTGCGGCTGCGACGCGCGCAGCCCGACCTGGGGGTGCTCCTGCTGTCCGCGCACGACGCGATGGACCTGCTGCTCGACCTGCCGCCGGACGTCGCGCACGGCTGGTGCTACCTGTCGAAGACCAGCTCGACCAGCGAGGAGTCCCTCGTCGGCGCGATCCGGGCGGCGGCGCGGGGCGAGACGGTGCTCGACCCGGCGCTGCTGGACCGCATGACCCCGCGGGCGGGGTCGAGCGTCGCCCAGCTGACGCAGCGGCAGTACGAGGTGCTGCGCCTGCTCGCCGAGGGGCTGTCGAACGCGGGCATCGGCGAGCGCATGGGCATCACGGAGAAGTCCGTGCAGAACCACGTGCACGCCGTCTACGCGACGCTCGGCATCGACGCCGACCCCGTGCGCAACCCGCGGGTGAGCGCGGCGCTGCGGCTGCTGGAGGAGACCGGCCCGGCCTCCTGA
- a CDS encoding heme-degrading domain-containing protein encodes MPDHDELDALIARLEAEEAELVLDRFTDDDAWTLGTWLRTAAVERGLSVTIDVQRGEHRLFHAALPGTSADNDAWIERKTRLVRRLGHPSYLVGRRLARSGTSLADLGMDPYLFVAAGGCVPVVVRGVGMVATVTVSGLPQAQDHALVVEALHALRDAVTAAR; translated from the coding sequence GTGCCTGACCACGACGAGCTCGACGCGCTCATCGCCCGCCTGGAGGCGGAGGAGGCCGAGCTCGTGCTCGACCGCTTCACCGACGACGACGCCTGGACCCTCGGCACCTGGCTGCGCACCGCCGCCGTCGAGCGCGGCCTGTCCGTGACGATCGACGTGCAGCGCGGCGAGCACCGCCTGTTCCACGCCGCCCTGCCCGGCACGTCCGCCGACAACGACGCGTGGATCGAGCGCAAGACGCGCCTGGTCCGACGCCTCGGCCACCCGTCCTACCTCGTCGGGCGCCGCCTGGCCCGCTCCGGCACGAGCCTGGCCGACCTGGGCATGGACCCGTACCTGTTCGTCGCCGCGGGCGGCTGCGTGCCCGTGGTGGTCCGTGGCGTCGGCATGGTCGCCACCGTCACGGTCTCGGGCCTGCCCCAGGCGCAGGACCACGCCCTCGTGGTCGAGGCCCTGCACGCCCTGCGGGACGCGGTCACCGCCGCGCGCTGA
- a CDS encoding thioredoxin domain-containing protein, giving the protein MPSTDPRPTKNQRREEARAKALALKQEQERRARRNRIVAISGLAVAVVALVAVVVGVVRQGQETAAMYGDVVYGSADAEVTAPALADVTSPSVADETGGIPVSAAGIGTAGEDDVVVSVYFDFMCPYCGQFDAANGAELERLSAEEGVTVLYKPLSFLDGTSKGAAYSTRAANAFAVVADEDPDNAVAFLTALYENQPEEGTTGLSDAEIADVAVEVGVPESVTEGFTTTVEGTYETADGEQTGTWRTFAPFVAAATAQASTELGGSLGTPTVLIDGTKWEGDLYSTGPLTAAIEEAVAAQG; this is encoded by the coding sequence GTGCCCAGCACCGACCCCCGTCCCACCAAGAACCAGCGCCGCGAGGAGGCCCGAGCCAAGGCCCTCGCCCTCAAGCAGGAGCAGGAGCGCCGCGCCCGGCGCAACCGGATCGTCGCCATCAGCGGCCTCGCCGTCGCCGTGGTCGCCCTCGTCGCCGTGGTCGTCGGCGTGGTCCGGCAGGGCCAGGAGACCGCCGCCATGTACGGCGACGTCGTCTACGGCTCCGCCGACGCCGAGGTGACCGCGCCCGCGCTCGCGGACGTCACGTCCCCGTCCGTCGCCGACGAGACCGGCGGCATCCCCGTCTCCGCCGCCGGCATCGGCACGGCGGGCGAGGACGACGTCGTCGTCTCCGTCTACTTCGACTTCATGTGCCCCTACTGCGGCCAGTTCGACGCGGCGAACGGAGCCGAGCTCGAGCGGCTGTCCGCGGAGGAGGGCGTGACCGTCCTCTACAAGCCGCTGTCGTTCCTCGACGGGACCTCCAAGGGTGCGGCGTACTCGACCCGTGCCGCCAACGCGTTCGCGGTCGTCGCCGACGAGGACCCCGACAACGCGGTCGCGTTCCTCACCGCCCTCTACGAGAACCAGCCCGAGGAGGGCACCACCGGCCTGAGCGACGCCGAGATCGCCGACGTCGCGGTCGAGGTCGGCGTCCCGGAGTCCGTCACCGAGGGCTTCACGACGACCGTCGAGGGCACCTACGAGACCGCCGACGGCGAGCAGACGGGCACCTGGCGCACGTTCGCCCCGTTCGTCGCCGCCGCCACGGCCCAGGCCAGCACCGAGCTCGGCGGCTCCCTCGGCACCCCGACCGTGCTGATCGACGGCACCAAGTGGGAGGGCGACCTCTACTCGACCGGCCCGCTGACGGCCGCGATCGAGGAGGCCGTCGCCGCGCAGGGCTGA
- a CDS encoding serine/threonine-protein kinase — MERIGLEPGTEVGGYTVVAPLGSGGMGTVYRATDGGGTVVALKLLHPHVGSDAAARARLMREVQALQKLRHPAVAAVLDAEADSTEAFLVTELVAGPTLAERVRDDGPLDADALLELASGLRDALDAVHAAGVVHRDLKPSNVLLTDHGPVLIDFGLAQGVDDDADLTSTGLVMGTPGYLAPEMLDGGEPGPTTDMWGWAALLAFAASGRDPFGSRPLETVLTRARAGDVDLAGVGPLTAAAISGALRPDPADRTDPADVVAALTAVAAEGDLPPDDVATVAVPAPPPPAAPTEALAAPGADAPAPAPSVPAPPAANDGHTVAVPVMPASVPPPVPPAVDEAPTEVWDDDATAQHDPVDPDRVDWISDDLDASEPEQPDGSGYERPAAARRWGGLLALALVVLGAGALAPVVTLAVVLVLVVLARTVGTTVEAMHDRRERRGVRGSDVPIAVASSPWYLLRSLVGLVPSLVVAASVVVIVLGVVWWLIGSGTWQPDGVELGDEPTGLTAQLLVGATVLLGVLVLWFGPLSRMTRTGARRTLALVAPGRPGAAVVVILALAAAAVLVAHLEQGTATTWDPYTAPRLPSP; from the coding sequence ATGGAGCGGATCGGCCTGGAACCGGGGACCGAGGTCGGGGGGTACACCGTCGTGGCCCCGCTCGGCTCGGGCGGCATGGGCACGGTCTACCGCGCCACCGACGGCGGCGGCACGGTCGTCGCGCTCAAGCTGCTGCACCCCCACGTGGGCTCCGACGCCGCGGCGCGGGCCCGCCTGATGCGGGAGGTGCAGGCGCTGCAGAAGCTGCGGCACCCCGCCGTCGCCGCGGTCCTCGACGCCGAGGCCGACTCCACCGAGGCGTTCCTCGTCACCGAGCTCGTCGCCGGGCCCACCCTGGCCGAGCGGGTCCGCGACGACGGCCCCCTCGACGCCGACGCCCTGCTGGAGCTCGCCTCCGGCCTGCGCGACGCGCTCGACGCGGTGCACGCCGCCGGGGTCGTGCACCGCGACCTCAAGCCCTCGAACGTGCTGCTCACCGACCACGGCCCCGTGCTCATCGACTTCGGGCTGGCGCAGGGCGTCGACGACGACGCCGACCTCACCTCGACCGGCCTGGTCATGGGCACCCCCGGGTACCTCGCCCCCGAGATGCTCGACGGCGGCGAGCCCGGGCCCACCACCGACATGTGGGGCTGGGCGGCGCTGCTCGCGTTCGCCGCGAGCGGCCGCGACCCGTTCGGCTCCCGCCCCCTCGAGACCGTGCTCACCCGGGCCCGCGCCGGTGACGTCGACCTCGCGGGCGTGGGCCCGCTGACGGCTGCCGCGATCAGCGGGGCGCTGCGCCCCGACCCCGCCGACCGCACCGACCCCGCCGACGTCGTCGCCGCGCTGACCGCCGTCGCCGCCGAGGGCGACCTGCCGCCCGACGACGTCGCGACCGTCGCCGTGCCCGCACCGCCGCCCCCGGCCGCCCCCACCGAGGCGCTCGCCGCGCCCGGTGCCGACGCCCCCGCACCCGCGCCGTCCGTGCCCGCGCCGCCCGCGGCCAACGACGGGCACACCGTGGCCGTGCCCGTCATGCCCGCGTCGGTCCCGCCGCCCGTCCCGCCCGCCGTCGACGAGGCGCCGACCGAGGTGTGGGACGACGACGCGACCGCGCAGCACGACCCCGTCGACCCCGACCGCGTGGACTGGATCTCCGACGACCTCGACGCCTCGGAGCCCGAGCAGCCCGACGGCTCCGGGTACGAGCGCCCCGCCGCCGCCCGCCGCTGGGGCGGCCTGCTCGCGCTCGCGCTCGTGGTCCTCGGCGCCGGGGCCCTCGCACCGGTCGTGACGCTCGCCGTCGTGCTCGTGCTCGTCGTGCTCGCCCGCACCGTCGGGACGACCGTCGAGGCCATGCACGACCGCCGCGAGCGGCGCGGGGTGCGCGGCTCGGACGTGCCGATCGCCGTCGCGAGCTCGCCCTGGTACCTGCTGCGCTCCCTCGTGGGGCTAGTGCCCTCGCTCGTCGTCGCCGCCAGCGTCGTCGTCATCGTGCTCGGCGTCGTCTGGTGGCTGATCGGCTCCGGCACGTGGCAGCCCGACGGCGTCGAGCTCGGCGACGAGCCCACCGGCCTGACCGCGCAGCTCCTCGTCGGCGCCACCGTGCTGCTCGGCGTGCTCGTGCTGTGGTTCGGGCCCCTCTCCCGCATGACCCGCACCGGTGCGCGCCGCACCCTCGCGCTCGTCGCCCCCGGCCGGCCGGGCGCCGCGGTCGTGGTGATCCTCGCGCTCGCCGCCGCCGCCGTGCTCGTCGCCCACCTGGAGCAGGGCACGGCCACCACCTGGGACCCGTACACCGCACCGCGCCTGCCCAGCCCGTAG